The Dama dama isolate Ldn47 chromosome 28, ASM3311817v1, whole genome shotgun sequence genome has a window encoding:
- the NDUFAF4 gene encoding NADH dehydrogenase [ubiquinone] 1 alpha subcomplex assembly factor 4: MGAAVARAVRNFNLENRAEREISRMKPSPAPRHPSTKNLLREQMSSHPEIKGEIDRKDDKLLSLLKDVYVDSQDPVSSLQVKDAGTHQKPKEFRLPKDHQFDMMNVKNIPKGKISVVEALTLLNNHKLYPDTWTAKKIAEEYHLEQQDVNSLLKYFVTFEVKLFPPGGKKAIQSK; the protein is encoded by the exons ATGGGGGCTGCGGTGGCTCGCGCAGTCAGGAATTTCAACCTAGAGAACCGGGCGGAGCGGGAAATCAGCAGAATGAAGCCTTCCCCCGCCCCCAGGCACCCCTCCACCAAGAACCTCCTGCGAGAGCAGATGAGCA gcCATCCAGAAATTAAGGGAGAAATTGATAGAAAAGATGACAAACTGCTGTCATTGCTAAAAGACGTGTATGTTGATTCCCAAGATCCTGTGTCTTCTTTGCAG GTAAAGGATGCCGGAACACATCAGAAGCCTAAGGAGTTCAGGCTGCCAAAAGACCATCAGTTTGACATGATGAACGTTAAGAACATTCCTAAAGGCAAAATTTCCGTTGTAGAGGCATTGACACTTCTCAATAATCATAAACTTTATCCAGACACATGGACTGCTAAGAAAATAGCTGAAGAATACCATCTAGAACAGCAAGATGTAAATTCCCTTCTCAAATATTTTGTTACTTTTGAAGTAAAACTCTTCCCCCCTGGAGGCAAGAAAGCAATACAATCAAAATGA